The DNA segment TGCCGCATCCGGCGCACGAACGTACGCTGGATCGATGAATGAACTTCGGAATCTCTTGGCCGAGAACCGGTACCTCTTCAGCGTCGACGGCGAGGAGGTGGGCCTGGCCGACTACCGAGTGATCGGGGAACAGATCCACATCACCCACACCGAGATCACGCCTCGGCTGCGCGGCTCGGGACTTGGGGAACGGATGGTTCGAGCGTTGCTCGACACCATCCGCGCCGACACCGACTATCGGGTCGTCGCCGACTGCGGCTTCGTGCGCGAGTTCCTGCGCCGCAATCCCGAGTACGCCGAGCTGCAGACCCGCTAGGCAAGCGCTCCCCAGCTGTAGGGAACGCGCTGCAGTTCCTAGGGATCGCACTGCAGGTCCTAGGGAACGCGCTGCAGCCAGCCTTCCGTGCCGAACTTCTCGACCACGAGCAGCGACGCCTTCTCGAGCTCGTCCGGCGTGACGCTGCTTGGGGTCGAACCGTAGAGTCCGGTGAACGTGGCCACCATCTGGTCGATGATCGCCGAGCGGCTCAGGCCGGTTTGGCTGCGAAGCGGGTCCACGCGCTTCGCGGCGCTCTTGGTGCCCTTGTCGCTCATCTTCTCGCGGCCGATGCGCAGCACCTGCACCATCTTGTCGCCGTCCATGTCGTAGCTCATGGTCACGTGGTGCAGCACGGCGCCGGTGCCGAGTCGCTTCTGCGCGGCACCACCGATCTTGCCACTGGGGCTCGTGATGTCATTGAGCGGCTGATACGAGGCGTCGATCCCGAGGTTCTTGAGCGCAACGATCACCCATTCGTCGAGGTACGCGTAGGAATCGGCGAAGGTCATGCCCTCCACTAAATCCGACGGCGCGTAGATCGAGTAGGTGATCGCGGTGCCGGCCTCCATGAACATGGCCCCGCCCCCGCTGATCCGGCGCACGACCGTGAAGCCGTGCTTGTCGGCATTCACGAGGTCGACCTCGTTTTTCACCGACTGGAAGCTGCCGATGACGACGGCGGGGGCATCCCACTCCCACAACCGCAGGGTCGGCTCTCGGCGACCGGCGCCGACCTCTTCGGCGAGCACCTGGTCGAGCGCCATCTGCATCACCGGCGAATAGGCTGTGCCGTGGATGACCTGCCAGTTGTAGTCACCCCAATTGGTGGCCCGCGCCAGCGACCGGCGTACGGCGACGGCGACCGACTCCGCCGAGAACCCGAGCAGCAGCGCGTCATCGGGAAGCGCGGCGCGGACCGCCGCAGCGATGCGCTTGGCGTCGCTCGTGTCCGGTAGGCCGTTCACGGCCGAATTGATCGCCTCGAGCGCACTGTCGGGCTCGAGGAAGAAGTCTCCGGCGAGCCGGAAGTTCGCGATCGCGCCCTGTTCGACATCGAGATCGACGACGACGAGCTTGCCGCCCGGAACCTTGAACTCACCGTGCATAGTCGTGCCTTTCGTTGCACCCAGCCTAAGCGCCCCGAAGCGTCAGTCTTCCGGAACGAATTCGCTGTGCCCGTGCAACCGCATCCGAGTCCTCAACCGTGCGGCGGCCTCGTCGAGGTCCGATGGCCTGGCCGCCCGGTCGATCCCGGCGGGGTGGAATTCGTACGGCGACCATGACGGCCACACGTGGATGTGCACGTGCGGCACCATGTAGCCCTCGATCATGAGGCCGGCGCGATCGCTCCCCCACTCCTCGCGCTGCGCCTCGCCGATCTTGTGCGCGATCGCCATCAGGTGCGCCATCGTCTGCTCGCCGAGATCGAGCCAGCGGTCCACCTCGATGCGCGACACCACGAGCACGTGCCCCGGCGAGCGCGGCTCAATCGTGAGGAACGCGACGGCGACGTCGTCGCTCCAGACGAAGCGCGCCGGCAGCTCACCGCGAATGATCCTGCTGAAGATCGTGGCCATCGGCCTCAGCATAATCTGCCTCTCCCAGCGCGCCCTCGCCTGGGGGGACGTACGGTAGCAGGATGCCTACCAACTGGACCGCCGCCGACATTCCCGAACTCGAGGGCCGCACCGTGATCGTGACCGGCGGCAACAGCGGCATCGGTTTCGAAGCCGCCCGGGTCCTCGCCGGCCGCGGCGCACGAGTTGTGCTCGCCGTGCGGGATCCGAAGCGCGGGGCGGATGCCGCGGGCGCGATCGCCGAATCGGTCGAGGTGCGCAGGCTCGATCTCGCCGACCTCGCCTCGGTGCGCGAGTTCGCCCAGGACTGGAGCGGCGACATCCACGCGCTCATCAACAACGCCGGCATCATGGCACCCCCGCTGTCGCGCACGAAGGACGGTTTCGAGGCACAGTTCGGCACGAACCACCTCGGCCACTTCGCGCTGACCAACCTGCTGCTGCCGCACATCACCGGCCGGGTCGTGACAGTCGCGAGCCTCGCCCACCGCCGAGGCAAGATCGACACTGTCGATCCGAACTGGAACACCCGGACCTACCGACGCTGGGAGGCGTACGGCCAGTCCAAACTCGCGAACCTGCTGTTCACGCTCGAATTGCAGCGCCGCCTCAGCGAGGACGGCTCTCCCGTGATCGCCACGGCCGCCCACCCCGGATGGGCAGCGACGAACCTGCAGAAGTCCGAGAACCGACTCGGTACGGCGCTCGTGAAGCTCGGCAACCGGCTGCTCTCGCAGGATGCCGCAGGCGGCGCCCTGCCGACGCTGTTCGCCGCGACGGCCGACGTTCCAGGTGCCAGCTACGTTGGGCCGTCCGGCCGCGGCGAGCTCAAGGGAGCTCCGGTTCTCGTCGAGCGATCCGCCGCAGCATCCGACCCCGCCAGCGCCGCGAGGCTCTGGAGCCTCTCCGAGGAGCTGACCCAGGTCACCTACCCCGAACGAAGTGGCCGGCGAGCCACTTCAACAGATCAGCCGTAACCTCGGGGTAGTTCGTCTCGTTGTAGATCTCGTGCCGCGCGTCGGTGTAGATGATCAGCTCGACATCGGTCAGCCGCGAGCGGGTCACGTAGGCCTGGGCAAGTAGTTCCGCGCTCGTCGTGCCGCCGAACGGGTCGTCGCTGCCCACCTGGATGAGCAGCGGGATGTCGTGCTTCAGCTGCTTCGCCGGCTTGCCGAGCAGACCCAGTGCGTCGCGCAGCCCAAAGAGCTTGATGGCGTCGGCGGTGAAGGCGAGGTCGTCGGCGAGGAACGCCGCCGAGACCTTCTCATCGCGGCTCAGCCACTCGTATCCCGTGTCGCCGAGGTGCGCGTGCCGGGCGTTGAGGTCGCCGCCCTTCATGTGCACAAAGGTGCGGTACGCGGTTCCCGACAGCACGACGGCGTCGTACTCGTCCGAGTGGTCGTTGATGATCTTCTGCACGATGATCGAACCCCAGCTGTGCCCGAACAGTGCACAGGGAACGTTGGGGTTTTCGGCGCGGATGATGGCGCTCAGGTCGCGCACCGCCTCGACGGTCGCCTTCATGCCGCCGGGGCCGAGGCGGCCCAGGCGGGAAAGATCGCTCCCGTGCTGGCCGAGCCCCGTCTGGCCGTGCCCGCGGTGGTCGTCGGCGTAGACGGTGTAGCCGTCCTTGACGAGCGCCTGCGCGAGCCGCTCGTAGCGGGAGGCGTACTCGCCGAGCCCGTGCGCGATCTGCACGATTCCGCGCGACTTGCCGGCCTTCCACACGTAGTAGTGCACCGTCACGCCGTGGGCGTCGGTGAAGGTGTGGTCCTGCCGTGCCGCAGTGAACTGGATCACCGTGTGCCCTCCTCGAACGCCTCCATTGTATTGGCGCGCGAGCGCGGGTGTATTGGCGCGCGGGGGCGGGTGTATTGGCGCGCGGGCGCGGGTGTTTTGGCGCGCGAGCGCGGGCGTATTGCCGCGCCGAGGGCGGGCGGGTGGCGGCGCGCGCCTACCCGGCCACGGTCGCCGGCACCTCCGGCACAGCTGGCACAGCTGTCACGGCAGGCAACGCGATCTTCACGGTCGTCCCGTGCGGTTCGGCGTCGGTGATGGTGACGTACCCGCCGAGGCGCTCGACGAGCGACTGCACGATCGACAGGCCGAGACCCGTTCCCGGCACACCCTTCAGCGTGGCGGCGGGCGACCGGTAGAACCGATCGAAGACATGCTCGATGTCCTCCGCAGGAATGCCGGGGCCGGTGTCGGTCACGACGACCTCGACGTGATCTCCGCGGAGAGATGACGAGAGCTCCACCGATCCGTGCTCCGGCGTGAACTTGAGAGCATTCGAGAGAACGTTGGAGACGATCCTCGTCAGATCGCGCACGTCGCACAGCACCTCGGGATCGGCGAGGTCCACGGCCACCGTGATGGTCTGGTTGCGGCCGAGCGCAGCCTGTCCCTGCTGGCCGATACAGGCGCGGAGCACGTCGTTCACGTCGACGGCCGCGCCCGGGCGGATGGAGTTCTGGGTCGTCATGCTGGAGATCTCGAGAAGGTTCTCGACGAGGTCGGTGAGCCGCCGGGCATTCCGCAGGATGATGCGCACATAGGCCTGGTCGTCGCCCGTCGTCGTCTCCTCGAGCTCCTCCGCGAAGCCGAGGATGCTCGTGATCGGGGTGCGCAGCTCGTGGCTCACCGACGACGCGAAGTTGTCCTTCTGGCGGCTCAGGTCGCGGAGCCGGTCCGCGACATCCTTCTCCTGGCGCAGGGCGTCGAGGGTGGCGCGCTCCGCCGCCCGCCTGGTTGTCACATCGATCAACTGCGCGGTTACGACGGCGGCGCCGTCCTCGCCGCCGAACCTCGTCACGAAGAGCTCGATGAGGCGCCCGTTCGGCAGTTCGATGTCGCCGCTGAACCCATCGCCGGCATCCGTCAGCACGCGCGCGGCGATCTCAATGAACGGATCGTCGCCGTGGATCGGCACGAGCAGTTCCGTGCGCGAGGGTGTCGCGAGCTCGGGCCAGCCGAGCAGCTGGGCCGCGACTGAGTTGCCCTCGACCGCCCTGATCGAATCGCTGCCGTGCTGCGCGAGGATCACGAATCCCACCTGAGCGCCGACGAAGCCGCCGCGCAGGAGCTGCTCCCGCGCCTCCACCTCAAGGGCGAGTTTCTCGCGCTCGCGCCGGGCCGTCGAGAGGAAGAGCATTGATGCCGCCAGAGAGATCAGGTAGATCTGAAGCAACTGGGAGGTGTTCAGCACACCGAGCCCGTCTCCGACAAACGGACCGCCACCGACCGCGGTCAGCACGGTGACGCAGATGGCGGTCATGAGAATTTCCACCGCGACGAACTTCACTCCGAAACGGAATGTGGCCCAGGCGAGCACCGGGAAGGTCAGGAAGGCGAGGGAGACGTTCTGGCCCGGTGAGAAGACCAGGAACACGACCGAAGCGAGAGATGCCAACTGGATGAGCCGCTCGACGCCGCGGCCGACGTACAGCGACGAGGCGCTCGAAAGCACGGTCGGCACGATCACGATCACCGCCGAGGCATGGGATGCCGCAAGCGCGACGACGCTCGCGACGAAGTCACCGCCGAGCAGCAGCGATACCATTCCCCCGGCAAGTACCCCGAAGCCCGCGGCACCCGCCAGTACGGCGACGAGCAGGCGTCCGACGTCGGGCATGCCCTCGAGCCGCGCTTCCCGGCCGCCGCGGGTGATGAGCGTGGCTACCAGCCAGGCCTCGCCTGCGTTCGCCACGCCGAACAGCACCGAGACGGTGAGCGGCTGGCCGGCCACGTAGTTCGATGCCGTGGTGACCAGCGCGATGGCGATCGCCATCCGCCAGGCGGGGCCTTTCATGCAGAGCATTGCCGCGACGCTCACCCCCGCCGCCGGCCACCACGCGGCGAAGAACGATCCCGGCGGGATGAGGAAGACAGCGGCGAGGCCGAGCACGTAGATGAGAAACAGGGTGGCGACGTGCGCGAGAAGCCGCGAGCTTCCGCGTGCAGCGCGCACCGACGACACGATGTTTTGTCCAGCCATAACGCTCCCCCTCGACGGCCCCAGAAGATGACAAGATTGGTCCGCGTTACTCGTAAACTTACCGGCGCACGAAGGGGGGCGGTGGCAATGGCGCGAATTCTCGTGGTCGAAGACGACCCGGACGTGCTGACCCTCGTGATGCACAAGCTGCGACGTGCCGGTCACGACGTGACGTCAGCGATGGACGGGGAGGCCGGTCTGGCCGCCGTTCGCACAGAACACCCTGAGCTCGTGATCCTCGACTGGATGATGCCGAGGATGACTGGACTCGAGGTCTGCCACGCCGTGCGCGAGGATCCTGCGGTGTGGAGGACCCGCATCCTGATGCTGACGGCGAAGGCGCAGGAGGAGGATGTCGAGCGCGCGTTCGAGTCGGGCGCCGACGAGTACATCCTCAAGCCGTTCAACTCGAAAGAGCTGCTCGCGCGCATCGACACGCTGCTCGCGCGGGAGTAGCCCATTTGCTTAGCTAGGCTAATTTGTTAGGCTAAGCAATCGTGACCGACGAGCGCGACATCCCTGACCTGAGCTCAGAGCTGCGCGCATCCGTCATCCGGCTTGCCCGGCGGTTGCGGGCCGAAAAAGCCGACGACGGCCTCACCGATGGACAGACAACCGTGCTCGGGGTGCTCGCCGTGCGCGGCGCCCAGACCCTCAGTCAGCTCAGCGAGATAGAGCGGGTCACCCTCCCGTCGATGAACCGCACCGTGAACGCCCTCGTCGCGGCCGGCTACGTCGAGCGGCACCCGTCGACAGAGGACCGGCGCAAGGTGCTGCTGGCCCTGAGCGTGGACGGCACGAGCATCGTGCGCGAGACCAGGCGGCGGCGGGACGAATGGCTCAGCGGGCGACTCGAGACGCTGACGCCGATGCAGCGCAGTGCGCTGTCAGAGGCGGCCGCCGTGCTGCAGGGGCTCGCCGCGAGTTGAGCACCATGTTCCGCTCGCTGGGCGGGTTCAACTATCGCGTCTGGGCAGCCGGCGCCCTCGTGTCGAACGTCGGCACGTGGATGCAGCGCACAGCGCAGGACTGGCTCGTGCTCACCCAGCTGACCGACAACGACGCCGTCGCGGTCGGCATCGTGATGGCACTGCAGTTCGGCCCGCAGCTGATCCTGCTCCCACTGACCGGACTCGTCGCCGATCGATTCGACCAGCGTCGCATCCTCATGACGACCCAGGCGCTGATGGGCGTGCTCGGCCTCGCCCTCGGGATACTGACCATCACCGGCGTCGTTGAGCTCTGGCACGTGTACGTCTTCGCGGCGCTGCTCGGCTGCGTCGCGGCGTTCGACGCACCGGCCCGGCAGACGTTCGTGTCGCAGCTCGTCGGCCGCGGCAACCTCTCCAACGCCGTCGCGCTGAACTCGGCGTCGTTCAGCGCCGCGCGGATGATCGGGCCGGCGGTCGCGGGCCTGCTCACGGTGCTCGTCGGTGCCGGTCCCGTCTTCCTCATCAACGCCGCGTCCTTCGCCGCGGTGCTCCTCTCCCTCACTTTCCTGCGGGTGCGCGAGCTCCGGCCGGCGCCGCGGGCGGTACGTGAGCGCGGCAACCTCGTCGGCGGCTTCCGCTACGTCGCCCGGCGGCCAGACATCCTCGTGATCCTCGCCATGGTCTTCCTCATCGGCACCTTCGGGCTCAACTTCGGCATCTTCATCGCGACGATGGCGCGGGTCGAGTACGGGGCGGGGGCCGCCGAGTTCGGCGTGCTCTCGTCGGTGATGGCCGTCGGCTCGGTCACCGGTGCGCTGCTGTCGGCCCGCCGCGAGACCCCGCGCCTGCGGTTCCTGCTCGCCTCGGCGGCCGTGTTCGGATTCGGATGCCTCGTCGCCGCGATCGTGCCGACGCTGTGGTCGTTCGGGCTCGCGCTGGTGCTCGTCGGTGTCGCCGCACAGACCTTCATGACCACGGCCAACGGCATGGTGCAGCTCTCGACCGATCCCACCGTGCGCGGCCGGGTGATGGCGATCTACATGGCCATCTTCATGGGCGGCACCCCGATCGGAGCACCCATTGTCGGCCTCGTCGCGAACGAACTGGGGCCGAGGTTCTCGCTCGGTGTCGGAGCGGCATCCGGATTCGCGGCGGCGATCGTGGGCCTCGTCTGGATGGTTCGGCACCAGCACCTGCGGGCTTGGCGCACGGGCTGGCGGGTCGGCGTGACCCACGACGGCGGGAGCCCCGCGAGCGAGATCGCCGTCATCGAGGAGTCCGCGGTGCAGCGCTCCTGAGCCGATCCTCAGCTCTCGCGGGTGATCTCGACCTTGACGAAGAGTTGCGACTTGAAGGGGCCGGCGTACACGCCACGCAGGGGCGGCACGTCGTTGTAGTCGCGGCCACGGCCCACCGTCACATGCCGGTCGCCGATGTCGATGAGGTTCGTCGGGTCGAAGCCTCGCCACTCGCCGCAGAACCACTCGACCCACGCGTGCGACTCCCCGGTGACGGTCTCGCCGATCGCGGCATCCGGCTTCGGGTGCAGGTAGCCGGACACGTACCGCGCGGGGATCCCGACCGAGCGAAGCGCACCGATCGCGAGGTGCGCGATGTCCTGGCAGACCCCCTTGCCGTGGTCCCAGGCCTCTTTCGCGGTGGTCGTGACCGCGGTGACACCCTGCATGTACTCGACGGCGTTGCCGATCGCGACGCAAATGCGCTCGGCCGCCTCGCAGGGGCTCACACAGTCGTCGGCGATCTCGCGCGCGAGCGCGATGACCTCCTCAGGCGGGTCAGTGCGCGGCGTCTGCCCGCGCTGCTCGACGTACTCGGTCGCGCGCTCGGCGGCGACAGCCAGCTCGTCCCAGCTAATGGTGTGCACCGAGTGCACCTTGGGCCGCACCTCGACGAGGCTCGTCGCGGTGAGGGCGAGCTCGCGGTGCGGGCTGAGGATCTCGAAGCTCGAGACCCGACTGCCCCAGTAGTCGACGTAGTTGTGGCTCGCCGACATTGGACGGATCTCGAGGTGGGAGTGCAGCACGAGCTGCCCGTCGGCGCTCGAGGGCAGCATGCGTGCCTCGTTGTACGACGCGGTGACCTCGCCGCCGTAGTGGAAGCCGGTGGTGTGGGTGATGCGCAGGCGGTTCACGAGTTCTCACTCACCCAGTTCGGTGCCGCGTTGGACGGGAAATAGCGTTGCCGGATGGCCTCGGAGGCGGCGCTCGTGGCAAGCTGCACGCTGTCCATGTGGTGGGGCAGGTCGTCGAGGATCTCGGCGATCGGCCGGTACTCGAGCTGGCTGCGGATCTGGCCGAGCAGACGCTGCGCCTGATCGCTCGTGCCCGAGCGGTCGGCGCGCGGGTCGATGTCGCGCATGCACGCCTCGGCCCGGCGCACCGAGAACAGGATCGATCGCGGGAACAGCCGGTCGAGCAGCAGGAACTCTGCCGCGTTCTTGGCGCTCGGCACACCGCGGTAGGTACGAAGATAGGCCTCGTAGGCGCCGCAGGAGCGAAGGATCGTCGTCCACGATGGCCCGCTCGCCTCGGTCAGCGAGCGAGTCGCGAGCAGGCGCGCGGTCATGTCTGCTCGCTCGATGCTGCGGCCGAGGGTGAAGAATTGCCACGCCTCGTCGCGGCTCGTGGCCGACTCGATGATTCCGACCGCGAGGGCGGAACGCTCGCGAACCCAACCGAAGAATTCGTGCACCTTGTCGCCGGAGACCTTGCGTGGCATCCGGGCCCTCGTCGTGTTGAGGCACTCCCAGAGCTCGCTCGAGACGATCTCGCGGGCGCGCCGCGCGTTTTCCCGTGCGGCGCCGAGCGAGTAGGCGATGGATGCCGGCTCGGAGCGGTCGACCGCGAGCAGCGCGAGCACGTCGGCGCGCGAGATCTCGCGGTCGTCGGGAACTTCGGCGCCCATGACGCTGAGCAGCGAACGGCAGGCGAGGTTCTCCTCGATCCACGGGTCCTCGAGCAGCAGTTGCAAGTGCACATCGAGGATGCGCGCCGTGCCGTCGCTGCGTTCGATATAGCGGCCGATCCAGAAGAGGCTCTCGGCGATCCGGCTCAGCATGATGACTCCTCGCTGGACTGCTGCTGCTGCTCCTGCTGCCCGTGGTCGCGCGGCCGGTCCATCGGCGGATGGTCCTGCGGGTTGTCCTGCGGGTTGTCCTGCGCGGCGTGCTCGGCGAGCATCTCCGCGGTGATGATCGTGATCGACTCGGTCGGTGCCGCCTGGTCGGCGACGAGGCCCTGGATGCTGTGCCGCGACACCTGCAGGGGCTCGCGCCCGACCACCCAGGTGTCTTTCGATCCGCCGCCCTGACTGCTGTTGACGACGAGTTGCCCCTCGGGGAGCGCCACGCGGGTGAGCCCTCCCGGGAGCACCCAGACGTCGCTGCCGTCGTTGACCGCGAACGGGCGCAGGTCGGCGTGACGGGCGCGGAGCCCGTCGTCGACGAGCGTCGGGATTGTCGAGAGCTGCACCACCGGCTGGGCGATCCAGCCGCGCGGGTCGGCGATGAGTCGCTTGCGCAGCGTCTCGAGCTCCGCGCGCGAGGCATCCGGTCCCACGACCAGGCCCTTGCCGCCGGAGCCGTCGACGGGCTTCACGACGAGCTGGTCGAGCCGGTCGAGCACCTCCTCGAGTGCTCCTGGATCCTCGAGCCGCCAGGTGTCGACGTTCGGCAGGATCGGGTCTTCGCCGAGGTAGTAGCGGGTGAGGTCGGGCAGGTAGGTGTAGACGAGCTTGTCGTCGGCGACGCCGTTGCCGATCGCGTTCGCGATAGTGACGTTGCCGAGCCGGGCGGCGAGCAGCAGCCCGGGCGAGCCGAGCATCGAGTCGGCGCGGAACTGCAGCGGGTCGAGGAACTCGTCGTCGACGCGGCGGTAGATCACGTCGACGCGCGTCGGGCCGGAGGTCGTGCGCATCCAGACCTTGCCGCCGGAGCAGAACAGGTCGCGGCCTTCGACGAGCTCGATTCCCATGAGCCGGGCGAGCAGGGTGTGCTCGAAGTAGGCGGAGTTGTAGACACCGGGTGTCAGCACGACGATCGTCGGATCGTCGACCCCCTCAGGAGCGCTCGCCCGCAGCGCGTGCAGCAGCTTGTTCGGGTAGTCCCCGACCGGGCGCACCCTCATGCTCACGAACAACTCGGGCAGCGTCTGCGCCATGACCCGGCGATTGGAGATTACGTAGCTCACGCCGCTCGGCACCCGCACATTGTCTTCGAGCACGCGCCAGGCGCCGATCTCGTCGCGGATGAGGTCGATGCCGGAGACGTGGATACGCACGCCGTTGGCCGGGTCGATGCCGGCGGCCTGGCGGTGGAAGTGGCTCGACGAGCTGATGAGCTTCGCGGGGATGACGCCGTCGCGCACGGCATTCTGCGGCCCGTAGATGTCGGCGAGGAAGGCCTCGAGGGCGAGCACGCGTTGCGTGACGCCCGCCTCGACGTTGGACCACTCGGCCTGGTCGATGACCCGCGGAACGGCATCCAGCGGGAAGGGCCGCTCCTCGCCGGCGAAGTCGAACGTGACGCCCTGCGCGAGGTACGAGCTCGCGAGCGCCTCGGCGCGGCCGCGCAACTCGTCCTGCGTCATGTGCGAGAGCGCGGCGTGGATCTCCCGATACGCCGCGCGAGCGGAATCGGGCGTTTCGAACATTTCGTCGAACGGATGCGCGCCCTTGCGCATCTCCGTCGCGGCGGTCGCAGCCGCGTAGCCGTCAAAGAGGTCGCCCATTTGCCCACTCTATTAGGCACGTGTTGCGGGAGTGTT comes from the Marisediminicola antarctica genome and includes:
- a CDS encoding GNAT family N-acetyltransferase; translation: MNELRNLLAENRYLFSVDGEEVGLADYRVIGEQIHITHTEITPRLRGSGLGERMVRALLDTIRADTDYRVVADCGFVREFLRRNPEYAELQTR
- a CDS encoding MFS transporter, which codes for MSTMFRSLGGFNYRVWAAGALVSNVGTWMQRTAQDWLVLTQLTDNDAVAVGIVMALQFGPQLILLPLTGLVADRFDQRRILMTTQALMGVLGLALGILTITGVVELWHVYVFAALLGCVAAFDAPARQTFVSQLVGRGNLSNAVALNSASFSAARMIGPAVAGLLTVLVGAGPVFLINAASFAAVLLSLTFLRVRELRPAPRAVRERGNLVGGFRYVARRPDILVILAMVFLIGTFGLNFGIFIATMARVEYGAGAAEFGVLSSVMAVGSVTGALLSARRETPRLRFLLASAAVFGFGCLVAAIVPTLWSFGLALVLVGVAAQTFMTTANGMVQLSTDPTVRGRVMAIYMAIFMGGTPIGAPIVGLVANELGPRFSLGVGAASGFAAAIVGLVWMVRHQHLRAWRTGWRVGVTHDGGSPASEIAVIEESAVQRS
- a CDS encoding transglutaminase family protein — encoded protein: MNRLRITHTTGFHYGGEVTASYNEARMLPSSADGQLVLHSHLEIRPMSASHNYVDYWGSRVSSFEILSPHRELALTATSLVEVRPKVHSVHTISWDELAVAAERATEYVEQRGQTPRTDPPEEVIALAREIADDCVSPCEAAERICVAIGNAVEYMQGVTAVTTTAKEAWDHGKGVCQDIAHLAIGALRSVGIPARYVSGYLHPKPDAAIGETVTGESHAWVEWFCGEWRGFDPTNLIDIGDRHVTVGRGRDYNDVPPLRGVYAGPFKSQLFVKVEITRES
- a CDS encoding alpha/beta hydrolase, with product MIQFTAARQDHTFTDAHGVTVHYYVWKAGKSRGIVQIAHGLGEYASRYERLAQALVKDGYTVYADDHRGHGQTGLGQHGSDLSRLGRLGPGGMKATVEAVRDLSAIIRAENPNVPCALFGHSWGSIIVQKIINDHSDEYDAVVLSGTAYRTFVHMKGGDLNARHAHLGDTGYEWLSRDEKVSAAFLADDLAFTADAIKLFGLRDALGLLGKPAKQLKHDIPLLIQVGSDDPFGGTTSAELLAQAYVTRSRLTDVELIIYTDARHEIYNETNYPEVTADLLKWLAGHFVRGR
- a CDS encoding lipoate--protein ligase family protein — translated: MHGEFKVPGGKLVVVDLDVEQGAIANFRLAGDFFLEPDSALEAINSAVNGLPDTSDAKRIAAAVRAALPDDALLLGFSAESVAVAVRRSLARATNWGDYNWQVIHGTAYSPVMQMALDQVLAEEVGAGRREPTLRLWEWDAPAVVIGSFQSVKNEVDLVNADKHGFTVVRRISGGGAMFMEAGTAITYSIYAPSDLVEGMTFADSYAYLDEWVIVALKNLGIDASYQPLNDITSPSGKIGGAAQKRLGTGAVLHHVTMSYDMDGDKMVQVLRIGREKMSDKGTKSAAKRVDPLRSQTGLSRSAIIDQMVATFTGLYGSTPSSVTPDELEKASLLVVEKFGTEGWLQRVP
- a CDS encoding MarR family winged helix-turn-helix transcriptional regulator; protein product: MTDERDIPDLSSELRASVIRLARRLRAEKADDGLTDGQTTVLGVLAVRGAQTLSQLSEIERVTLPSMNRTVNALVAAGYVERHPSTEDRRKVLLALSVDGTSIVRETRRRRDEWLSGRLETLTPMQRSALSEAAAVLQGLAAS
- a CDS encoding circularly permuted type 2 ATP-grasp protein → MGDLFDGYAAATAATEMRKGAHPFDEMFETPDSARAAYREIHAALSHMTQDELRGRAEALASSYLAQGVTFDFAGEERPFPLDAVPRVIDQAEWSNVEAGVTQRVLALEAFLADIYGPQNAVRDGVIPAKLISSSSHFHRQAAGIDPANGVRIHVSGIDLIRDEIGAWRVLEDNVRVPSGVSYVISNRRVMAQTLPELFVSMRVRPVGDYPNKLLHALRASAPEGVDDPTIVVLTPGVYNSAYFEHTLLARLMGIELVEGRDLFCSGGKVWMRTTSGPTRVDVIYRRVDDEFLDPLQFRADSMLGSPGLLLAARLGNVTIANAIGNGVADDKLVYTYLPDLTRYYLGEDPILPNVDTWRLEDPGALEEVLDRLDQLVVKPVDGSGGKGLVVGPDASRAELETLRKRLIADPRGWIAQPVVQLSTIPTLVDDGLRARHADLRPFAVNDGSDVWVLPGGLTRVALPEGQLVVNSSQGGGSKDTWVVGREPLQVSRHSIQGLVADQAAPTESITIITAEMLAEHAAQDNPQDNPQDHPPMDRPRDHGQQEQQQQSSEESSC
- a CDS encoding ATP-binding protein, with protein sequence MAGQNIVSSVRAARGSSRLLAHVATLFLIYVLGLAAVFLIPPGSFFAAWWPAAGVSVAAMLCMKGPAWRMAIAIALVTTASNYVAGQPLTVSVLFGVANAGEAWLVATLITRGGREARLEGMPDVGRLLVAVLAGAAGFGVLAGGMVSLLLGGDFVASVVALAASHASAVIVIVPTVLSSASSLYVGRGVERLIQLASLASVVFLVFSPGQNVSLAFLTFPVLAWATFRFGVKFVAVEILMTAICVTVLTAVGGGPFVGDGLGVLNTSQLLQIYLISLAASMLFLSTARREREKLALEVEAREQLLRGGFVGAQVGFVILAQHGSDSIRAVEGNSVAAQLLGWPELATPSRTELLVPIHGDDPFIEIAARVLTDAGDGFSGDIELPNGRLIELFVTRFGGEDGAAVVTAQLIDVTTRRAAERATLDALRQEKDVADRLRDLSRQKDNFASSVSHELRTPITSILGFAEELEETTTGDDQAYVRIILRNARRLTDLVENLLEISSMTTQNSIRPGAAVDVNDVLRACIGQQGQAALGRNQTITVAVDLADPEVLCDVRDLTRIVSNVLSNALKFTPEHGSVELSSSLRGDHVEVVVTDTGPGIPAEDIEHVFDRFYRSPAATLKGVPGTGLGLSIVQSLVERLGGYVTITDAEPHGTTVKIALPAVTAVPAVPEVPATVAG
- a CDS encoding oxidoreductase, whose amino-acid sequence is MPTNWTAADIPELEGRTVIVTGGNSGIGFEAARVLAGRGARVVLAVRDPKRGADAAGAIAESVEVRRLDLADLASVREFAQDWSGDIHALINNAGIMAPPLSRTKDGFEAQFGTNHLGHFALTNLLLPHITGRVVTVASLAHRRGKIDTVDPNWNTRTYRRWEAYGQSKLANLLFTLELQRRLSEDGSPVIATAAHPGWAATNLQKSENRLGTALVKLGNRLLSQDAAGGALPTLFAATADVPGASYVGPSGRGELKGAPVLVERSAAASDPASAARLWSLSEELTQVTYPERSGRRATSTDQP
- a CDS encoding response regulator transcription factor, with product MARILVVEDDPDVLTLVMHKLRRAGHDVTSAMDGEAGLAAVRTEHPELVILDWMMPRMTGLEVCHAVREDPAVWRTRILMLTAKAQEEDVERAFESGADEYILKPFNSKELLARIDTLLARE
- a CDS encoding HIT family protein, coding for MATIFSRIIRGELPARFVWSDDVAVAFLTIEPRSPGHVLVVSRIEVDRWLDLGEQTMAHLMAIAHKIGEAQREEWGSDRAGLMIEGYMVPHVHIHVWPSWSPYEFHPAGIDRAARPSDLDEAAARLRTRMRLHGHSEFVPED
- a CDS encoding alpha-E domain-containing protein; this encodes MLSRIAESLFWIGRYIERSDGTARILDVHLQLLLEDPWIEENLACRSLLSVMGAEVPDDREISRADVLALLAVDRSEPASIAYSLGAARENARRAREIVSSELWECLNTTRARMPRKVSGDKVHEFFGWVRERSALAVGIIESATSRDEAWQFFTLGRSIERADMTARLLATRSLTEASGPSWTTILRSCGAYEAYLRTYRGVPSAKNAAEFLLLDRLFPRSILFSVRRAEACMRDIDPRADRSGTSDQAQRLLGQIRSQLEYRPIAEILDDLPHHMDSVQLATSAASEAIRQRYFPSNAAPNWVSENS